GGAGGAGGAACGCTGCACCGTAGAGCGCCGGGCCGATCTCAGCTACGCCGAGTTCGTGCAGCGGTAAGCGCGTCCTCTTGTATGGCCACACCTCCCACGCCTGAAAACTCTGGGGCTCCGTCACCGTGCACCGCTGAGGCCGCGCACTGGTCGCCGGCCCGTCCTCCCGGGCCTCCTTAGGCCGCTTCCCCTTGAGCTCGTGCGAGCGCGTGTGGGCGGGGGCGGACGATGGGCGCGGATCAGACTGAGGCCAtgattcctccttttcttctagcTACGCCTTTTCCAGACCTGTCATTCTGCAGGGGCTCACAGACAACTCGGTGAGTGCTCACGCTCCTCGCGACCACCACTCGCCCGTGCTGAGCTTGGCCCCTGAGTATTTTCCCCGCCCCCACAGAGGTTCCGGGACCTGTGCTCCCGTCAAAGGCTGCTGGCCTTGTTTGGGGACAGCGTGGTCCGGTTGAGCACTGCCAACACCTACTCCTACCAGAAAGGTGAGCTGCCCCTCCCAGCAGCCCAGCCTGCCTGCCAGCATCTTGAAGGCAGCACCAACCAGTCCTGACCAACCCCTTTCAAACTGCAGTGGACCTGCCCTTTCAGGAGTATGTGGAGCAGATGCTGCACCCCCAGGACCCCTTCTCCATGGGCAATGGTGAGCCAGACAGGTGgccatggggtggggtggggtgacttAGTACCCAGGTGCTAAGATTCCTGCATCCTCTTGTGTGTTTTGCTGTCAGACACCCTGTACTTCTTTGGGGACAATAACTTCACGGAATGGGCATCACTTTTTCGGCACTACTCTCCACCTCCATTCAGCCTGCTAGGTACCATTCCTGCTTATAGCTTTGGAATTGCAGGTGAGTGCCCTGCAGGACCAGGGGACTTGGGAACTGGGTGGGGGAGGATTAGGCTTGGTAACCAGCTGCTCGTAACTCACCACACAGGTGCCGGCTCTGGGGTGCCCTTCCACTGGCACGGGCCCGGGTTCTCAGAGGTGATCTATGGCCGAAAGGTCAGCAAAGGGTGGGGCTGAGACTCTGGGTTCACTGACCACAGCACAAAGAGTGACCTTGCTGCTCCCACCCTCAGCGCTGGTTCCTGTACCCTCCTGCGAAGACACCTGAATTCCACCCCAACAAGACCACACTGGCCTGGCTCCGGGACACATACCCAGCCCTGGCACTATCTGCACGGCCCCTGGAATGCACCATCCACGCTGGTGAGGTCAGTGGCTGGCAGAcaggggccaggctgggctgggtcAAGGGGCCCCAACCAATCCCTGTGTCCCCCCCACTCCCAGGTGCTGTATTTCCCTGACCGATGGTGGCACGCCACACTCAACCTCGACACCAGCGTCTTCATCTCTACTTTTCTCAGCTAGCCAAAGGGGGTGGCTGGGGAGCCCGTCGCACACCAGCACATGCCCCTATAGTGCTCACAGATTTTATTACAGGGACAGAGATGGCAGCGGCAGCCTCAGCCCAGCCCACTCTCACCCACTGTTTCTGGCCcagagggggatgggggaggctcATGACCCAGCAGAACTGATGGGGGTGGGCTTGGGGACACCAAGATAGGGATCTAGGGACACAAACTATGTACAGCGGCTAGAGACTACTGCCCAAGGCCCTCCTGGGCCAGGGTACCAGGCAAGGCGGGTGAGTGGCTCACACACTCGCCCTGCCTCAGTAGTCCTCCACCCAGCCATTCTCGGAGATGAACGCGTCAATGACCTCTTTCATAGCCAGGTTGGGGATGAGCTGTTCCTGGGTCAGGGGGCTCCGAGTCACAGGGTCGAAATGGCCCACACGCTGCAGTGACAACAGAATCAGAATTAGGAGGGGCTCAGTGGGTGTGGGTCCTGCTCCCAACTCCCATGGGCCCTCACCTGCAGGTGCTCCTCAATGTCCTTGCGGTCATAGGTGATACCACTGGGTGTGATGCAGGGCTCCCGCATCAGCTCAAAGCTGATCTTGCCACACAGGTAGTCGGGTATATCTCGCTTCTGCAGCACAGGGTCAGAtcaggggctgggaaggggcaCTGCTCCGACTCCTGCTACCCACAGACCCCAGAAGACAGGCAGCTCACCTTTCTCTTCTCGTCTACCTGGGAGAAGAGTTCATCCATGTCTGCCAAGTACTTGTCCTGCAAAGAACCAAGCAGCTATGTTTGTGGGCCTGACACCCCATCTCCCTTCCCCAGGCACCGAAACTCAGACCCAGCAGGAGCCAGGGGCACCTCACGTCCATTACACGCATGCAAATACACACAGGACCCACACTTGGGCTGGGGCACCCTCACATGCTTGGCCTCAATGCAGGCCTGTTGGGCCCGGAGGTGGCCATCGTCCTCATCACCCTCATGGTTCCGCTGACACTCTTCCAGCTCCCTGGAGGTTGACCAAAAGCTGATCAGAGATGGGTCTGGCCAGGAGGTCAGACTCCACTCCAATCTTAGGCTCATTCAGGCCTCATTCCCCTCCATCTCCTGCGTGCCAGAGTTGACCTTCAATAAATGATTGTGTTCACGACTCAGAGTTAACCTAAAAGTGGTGACTTCCGGGGGGCGCCTGTCATCACCACAGCCCACCTCTCACGCTCGGCCACAATGAGCTGTGTGAGGTAAGAGTGCAGCTCGTTCTCCTGGTGGATGCGCCGCTCCTCAATGCTGTTCCAGCGCTTCTTCTTCGCGATGCGCAGAGCACTGGGGATGTCGTCCCCAAAGTTGAGCCGCTGCTCCTTGGCCAGGTTGTAGGCTGGAGGAATAGAAGATTTGGATAAACCTCCAGCCAGTCCACCCGCCTGGTCCCAGGCACCCTGGCACCAGCCAGCCTGTAAGCCCACCTCGCTGCAGGTTGGCAATAGCCTCATCATAGCTCTCCATCTCCAACTGGCATTGCCCCAGGAAGAAGTGTGCCTTCACAGACTGCCCGTCCAGCTCCAGGGCGCGCCGGCAGTCAGCCAGAGCTTGCTCATGCTGCTGCATCTTCAGGTAGCACAATGCCCGGTTGGTGTAATACACCGCCACCAAGGGATTCCGGGTCTGGAGAACAAGGGCAGACCAGCCAGCGTGAGGGAGTGAGCTCAGCCTACCCTCTCTGTCCCAGCTTGAAGCCCATAGCTGGAATCAAGACACTACAGGTTTCTCCGCTTCCAAGCCTCTGGGTTCTGAGGGAGGGTGGAGCCTACCTGAGCCCACCCTCTGGACTCCAGTGAGTCTTGTGAAGGTAGCTTTTCCAGATCTGTGGAAATCACCAGCTTTGGGCTTGGACTCCTCAAAGGGCAAGGGTCCCTGGCCCCCAGCCGAGTGGGCCTCAAGCACTCTGAATCTCCCACCCGCCACAGTTCTCTGGCAACCAGCACTGGCTCGGGAGCCGTGGCCTTGGCCCCTTTGGAACAACATCATCACTGAGTTCTCAGAGCCCAAGCACCACCCGCCTCCGAAAGTCGGGCGGGGGTGGCCAGACAGGGGCTCCGGGGAGGACGCGGAGGCGAAGCCGCAGTCCGGCCCCTCCCCTGGCTCGGACGCCGGCCCCCTCCCGCGGTGCAGGCGCACTCACGATGGCGCGGCCATAGCAGGCCGCCGCCTCCGGGTACTTGCGGCCCACGAAGAGCCGGTTGCCCTGCTCCTTGAGCTCCTGCGCGCTCGGGCTCTTTTCcgggctgccgccgccgccggcgcTCAGCCGCGCGCcgccctccttctcctccttgccCTTCATGGCGCCGCGCGGCACGGCCTGGGCTCCGCTCCCAGGCTCCGCGCCGGGCCCGCCCTACGCCCTCAGCCCGAGCCCGCGATCCGCTCGGGCCCGGTCCAGCGCTCCGCCACCGGAACTTCCGGCCGCGCAGGTGGGCGGGGCCAGCGGGAAGGATGGCCTGCGAGCGGGCGGGGCCGCGCGTGCACCAGACGCGAggcggaggagggggaggggcggggcaggcGGGGGAGCATGCGCTCGCGGCGACGCGACGCGCAGCGTCTGAGGCCTGAGAAGTGCCGAGGTCGTCGGGGCAGGAGCCCGCTCGGGCACTCCGACGCCCCGCCCCCGAGGCTCCGCCCAGGCGCGTGGGGATGGCGACTGCCCGCGGGCTCGGGCTGTGAGGACTCGAGCAGCTGGGCCAACGTCCTGGGGTGCCACGGGGAAGTGCTGCGGGCGCGCGCGAGCCCCCAGGGGCGGCTGGAAACCCTGGAGCGATGGTAGGACGGTGGGGACATCGGGCGGGCCGACCCCCGTGGCTCGGATTCCCCGTCACCGCCCTTCCCCAGGTGTCGAGAGGAGTTGCCCGCAGCCATCGAGAAGCACGTGACACGCGACGAGCTGCAGCAGTTGCTGGCGTGGAAACTGGCGGTGAGGAGCTTCCCACGTGGGGGACGGAGCCTTCCGGGGCGGGACGTAGCGCCGTGGGCGTGGCTTCATCCTGGGGGCGGGCCCTCGCGCCTGGGGGCGGGGCCCCTAGCGAGATCCACCAGCCGTGACCCCAGACCCGCCTTGACCACCGAGGGGCCACTTTCGGCCGCGCCTGCAGCAGCTCTTGACCACCAACTCCCCGGAGCTGGTGGTGCAGCGCTCGGCCGCCGCCTTCTGTCTCCTGCCAGACGTGAACGCAGCGGTCACGGAATTGTGCGCCCTCCGGGGCGTGGGCCCGGCTATCACCTCGCGTTAGTAGGGAGAGCTGGGCGTCCCCCCGGCGAGGTCGTGGGCGGAACCTGGCGTGTTAGTggccttatctgtgaaatggccAGATACGTGACACCGAGAGTTGTTGGGAATGGCAGCCCCACGTCGAGGTGGGGCTGAGTGCTGTCCATTTACTTCCCGCGGCAGTCCTGGCTGCCAGAGCTCTCGAGGTAGCAGCTTTCATGTCTGAAGAGGCAGTGGCCGCAGTGCCCGGTCTGCCAGCCTTGCAGTACACCCTGAAGCACTACCTGCTCTACCTGGGCCGGGTGCAGGAGGGTGCCACAGCCCTGAGCCAACGTGCAATCTGTTGGCGGCCAGAGAGGGCATCCAGGACTCTGGTCAGGGTGATGTGCAGAGTTATCCAGCAGGGTAGGGTGACTGGTGCCCCTGAGCcccagactccctctgccccaccccaggcagtgCCTCAGGCTGTGGACTCCTCACCGTGTGGAGACAGCACTGTGGATCTGGGCTGTAGGGCAGAAGCTGTGCCCTGACCTGCTGCCTGACCTCGGTCCCAGCCTGGCCACCCTTGAGGACACCAGGCCAGCCAAGAACCACAGGACCCAGGCCTACTGACTTGGCTGTGGCCCAGGGCTTGCACACCTACCCTGTGATCTCACGGCACAAGTCTTTGGACAGGGGGCTGGCTGctgtaggagctcaataaatgcttgctgaactCAAACCTGACTATGAGGCCCATGACTCTCCCCAGGGGCTCCCATCTCCCATACAGAGACACCTCATGCTGGGTACAGAAAAGCAAGGGGGAAGCCCAGGCTGCTGTTTGTGTGGAGGGAAGGGCCCTCACAGTTTGATCAGTGAGTTGGGGGGAGACCAGCCCAGCCCGCAGTGCCCAGTACAGCCACCTGGTGctgtgtaaaatatttattcattctccaAAAAGGCTCAGACTGCAAGTCTCATgggagaggccagggcagggTCTCCTCTGGGGCCACCCTTGGGGACCTCCACCACTCAGCCCAGTCCATCAGTCCTATTCCTCCAGGCCTGGGAGGGGGTGGCCAGGGCTGGTGTAAGGCTTGGCCTGCAGTCAGTGGGCCACAGGGGCCACCTGCACCCACCAGGAAGAAGCAGCCTCAAGACATACATTCACAGAGGACGAACATGCAGGCCTCCCTAGTGGCTGGCCCACGGATGCTGCGCCCTGGCTGGTGTGGCCCTGGGAACTCTTGTCAGGGTGGCGGGGGAATGTGGGCACCCAGCAGGTCGTAGGCAAAGATGTTCCAGAAGATGGCGAAGAGCAGGAAGGTGCCATAGGCAAGCAGCACCACCCACCAGCCACACTGGTCTCGCAGGCGTTCCTCATAGCTGCGCAGGATGGTCAGGCCCATGCTGACACCCACCACCGCACCCGCCAGGTGTGCCAtgaagctgggctgtgggcccgaGGCAGGCAGTGGCGGGGAGAAGCGCAGCCACACGGCCCGGCCCACCTCGGAGCTCACTACAGAGGGAGGCAGCAGGTGAGAGGCACCCTAGCCATAGGCTGAGGCCCCTCCACCCTGGCTCCCTACTTACTGCACACCAGAGCCAGCACCATCCTCAGCAGCTTGTAGGGACATCTCATCCCCGCCCAGTTCTGATGGGGTGTGAATAAAAAAGGCTGTGAGGGAGGCCTTATGGGCCCCTCCCCGCACCCCGCCGCAGGGGCTGCCCCGTTACCATGACGACATTGGCCAGGTGTGCAGAGCACAGGGCGTAGACCCCGCCGGAGCCCCCCACCACAGGGGCCCGCATGTCAGTAATGGAGACGGTCAGGGAGCCTGTGTGAGCAAGGGGAGAGCCGTGAGGGTGAGGCCCACCAGTGAGGTGGCCAGGGCGCACACACCTGCCTCACCTGCCAGCACACCAGCCAGGTAGAGCAGGCTGATGCGGAGCAGGCCATGCACCATCTCCAGGGGCACCCCGATCATCAGCTGCAGGAGTGCGTTGAACCCCAGCTGCTCCAGCCTGGCCATATGGGGCAAATAGGTGTGAAGGGTGGGGTCCGCCAGGGGGCtaccagccccctgcccccacctcgaGAGGCTGAGCCCTCCCGATCCAATCCGATGGGTGCCAGAGGTGGGCCCACTCACCCAACGTGCATGAACATGTAGGTGAGAAAGCGCCAGGCCCGAGCACGGTGGCTGGGGTGGTATACCAGGGGGCTTTTCATGTACTCAGGGTGGTAGGTCTGCAGCACCCACTTGTTGAGACGGGCCCCGTAGCACAGGAACACGATGATCTGGGAGGGACAAGTGTTGGGGCCAGGCAAGACCAAGGATAAGGGAGGCTCCCGGGGTGGTGGGTGGTGGACGGGCAGGCCCACCTGGGCGAGGGTGACCGAAGCCATAAACACAGGGGGTGGGCAGCTGCGGTGCCGGTAGAAGTACCAGTGGCGGTCCACCTCTCGGGGCAGGATCTCGTAGGCCACGTAGCGCACGAACCGCTTGTAGACACCCAGTCCTGGCTCGTCCAGCAGCCCGTCCTGGGGCAGTGCCCGCTGTCCATTGGCGATGGCCCGCTTGAAGCTGCTTGAGCGCTTGCTGCTGATCtggggggcggggcctaggcATAGGCCACGATACTCCCCCCATGGCCGCCCCTCCTGAGTGGTCCACCCAGCTTGTCACAGGGTCTGAAGCCCTGCCCCATGGCTATAGCCCTCCCCAATgggaaaggcagggaggaggggccgcCTGCCCAACCCACGCCAGCCAGGGCACTGCGCCCATACCCCAGCTGCCCACCCACTGTGGCACTGACCAGGTCCACCAGCTCCTGGTAGCAGACCTGGCCCCGCTCGTTGCTCTGGGCCAGGGCCACCAGCATGTCCAGTTTGGCCGGGTCCAGGGGCAGCTCATGGCGGTGCACCAGGCCAGCGAAGGTGTCCGCACCGATGAAGCCAGTGTTTTCAGGGTCCAGCTGCTGGGGTCGGGGAGCCAGCGGCCAAGGTCTGAGGGTGGGCCGGGCCCCAGGACCACAGGGCTGAGCCACGTCAGGCGAGAGAGGCAGGCTCCGAGCACCCTGGGTCCAGGCCCCTGTGCCCACATGGTCCCAGGAGCTAGCTGTAGGCACCGGTACCTAGGTCCCCGGCCTCTAGCTCCGCTAGCTCTCCAGCCGTCTCCCCACCTCATTTCTGCCTTGCCCATCCTGAAAGGGTAGGGCCAAGGTCTGAGGGCAATCACCAACCCTTTTGCCCCTCCCCAAGCGCCCTAGTCTGGCTCGGTCTCGTGCAGGGGACCAAGGTCGTGCAGGGAAGGGTCTGTGCTGAGGGTCTCAGAGCGCCGTCCCCCCGGCCCACCCAAGGGCGGGGGGCCGGCAACGGGGGCGGTGCCGGCGCCCCCCACCTCTCCACGCACCTGCTCCTGGATAAGCTGCAGCAGCGAGCTCCTGTCCATAGAGCCAGgccgggccgggggccgggggccgggggccggggtcGGCGGCCGCGGCCGGGAGGGGCTTCTCTGCGGACTACTCCGCTCCGCCCCTGCCCTCCGGCTCCGCCCACTCCGCTCGGCGCCGCGTCACGGAGCCGCCCGCCCCCGCCGCACACGCCGCCGCTGCCAGCCCAGCCACTCGCGGTCGGGACACGCGCGCGACCCGCACACGGACGTGCCAGGCAAGAACTGCGCGGGGCGCTTGGCTCCAGTGccggcgcccccgccccgccccgggctGCAGCTGTTCGTCCCGCGGGGCAGCAGCCGGGAAACTGAGTCACGCGCGGCACGCAAGCCCCTTCTGCGCCCACCCTTTTGCCCCGGTCTGGGCCTCAGCGCCGATGCCACCTCCTCGGGGAAGGCTTCAGGGAACAACCCATTGCTGGGGACTCCCCCCACCGGGCTCCCTGAAGGCACCTCCCTCCCTGGCAGACATGCTTGCCCGTCCCGGCAACAGCGGCTCCACGGCTCCAGCGGCGAGCGCTGAAGCCAACTGGGCAACTAGCAGGGTTGAGGGAGGTCCCTGCAGCAGGCCTTGCTCAGTGGGTGGGGACCAACACAACTTGGGCTGAAGGTTCCTGACTACTCCTGTGGCCACAGTGCTAAACTGACCCAtggacatgggggtggggagagccccCCAGTGGACAAGACCGCAGCTGGGATGGAGAGGAGCCctacttcccagggagaacaggTAGACCCCCTACAATAAGGAAGGTGACAGGCTGTGGTAATGTATAACCATAGCAACCCCTGACAGCACCGCTCAGAATGCCTGTGCAGCTGAGCCTCAGGACAGATGCAGCAGCTAGAAGTAGCATCCTGCCCTGCCCAGCTTTAGTAAGAACTGCACCAGGGGTCCTCAGGTCACTGGAACTGGGGGGCCAGCGGGATGGTTGAAACAACTTAAGGGTGTGACCCCCAGCCCCTGTTGGGTCAGGCCTAAGCATCCCCTGCCGAGGAGGCACCTCCCCCGCCTCTAGAAACAGCTtgtcagggctgggggaggggccctgGCCTAAAGGCCTGTCTTGCAAAGAATGACTAATTACAGGAAGTAGAGGGGGTACTTGTCTGGCCAAGGTCCTCCACCCAAGCACACCACATACTGCCTCTGCTCCACGCCCAGAATGCACGCCAGAGTGAGCACCTAAACTCCAAGCTGAGCCCCCTCCTCAGCCCAAGAAAGGTTCTCTGTCCCCTTGTCCTTAGGCTGGAGCTCTGGCTGTCTCCTGCCCAGTGGGAGGGGCAGAGGCCTCTGGGTGGGGTGTGAGAAACAGGGCAGCTCCCCCAGACCAGGGCCACCTCGCACACCAGGACATTTCAGCACATCCCAAAACCCCAGATCCTCAGCACACCTCAGCCAACCTGACAGGATGCTGAGGCTTGGGTAGTGACTACacctggctgtggggaggggtCACATCAGGGGGGTCCTCAGGTATCaggccccctccagcctcacTCTCAGGCCAGCATGGACCTCAATGGACCTGAAGGCCCTGAGGCTGCGGCTGGGCCATAATTGGTCCTTATCCTGGCCTGAGACCTCAGGATGGTGACCCAGAGAGGAGGCGGGGGGGTCAGGAGTAACATTCCCAGCCCACACCCAGACCAAAGACACGTTTTAGTTAATTCAAGAAGTCATCCTCAGAAAGCAGGACCCAATATGTAAAAGACACAAGTGAAGTTTAATCAGGAAACCCAATCTCATACGTCTTCTGTGAGAGGCACAGCCCTGGACCTGTCTTcagattggggggtgggggcgcgCACAATGGTCCAGCCATTTCTTGCCTCCACGCCCCTGCCTTTGGCCCAAAGCTCTGCCCTCTTACCCCCTTCATACCCTCTGGCCACATGGGACCAGGAAGGAGGAGTGGAGCCCTGAGAATTCGGGTCTGGGGTCACTGACTTCCTCACCCACACCTCCCGGTCCCTCCAACACATGATGCCCACAGAAGAGGGTCATGCCCGACACCTGCAGCAAGGCCGGACACAGGCTGCTGGGAGCCAGGGCCACCCTCGGGgctgaggcaggggtggggcagcAGGTGGACTGTCCTCAGGAGGAAAGTTGAGAGGGTCTCCATCCCCCACCAAGCAAGTGGCCCCACACCAGCACCCTGAGATCAGACTGTGGGGTCTGGGACCTCATCGGCTCTTCACCAAGACCCTGTAGAGTGAGAAGCTGAGAACGGCAGCAACGGCAGCCCCGACGGCCCCCAGCGCCACCCGGAGCCAGAAGGAGGTGGCGTGCAGCTCCCCGTGGACAAGGTGTCTGCAGGAGAGAGGGGAGTCTTGCTGCTGTAACCCCACCTCCGTCTCCTACAAAGTCCCAGAGCCCCACTCAGCTGCTTTGTGTCAGTGCCCAGCATGGCAGTACCCCCAGACTAGAGGGCAGCCTGTCAGGCCAGGCCCCGAGGGCCCCGCCTGAGCATCGGCACAGGCACCAAGGCCCACCCTGCAACCTTGACTGACTCCAGTCCTGACACCACAGCTGTGCCACTCTCCTGGGACAGGGAGGGGTCTCCCACACAGGGGCTTCGATCCTGGTACCCACGGGAAGGCGGCCATTGTGGCGAGCCGGGTGAAGATGGCCGCGCGGGGCTCGGCTGGGCCGGCACAAGAGAACAGGGTGGGGGCGGGCAGCCGGTGCCTACGGCAGAACTCAGTTGGAGACAGACCAGGCAGCAAGACGCCTTCGGGCAAGTCAGCCTTGGAGGAGACGAAGAGGCAGGGGGTCTGCCTGTCCATGTAGTGGCgctgcagggggaggggccaTGTGAGTGTGCTGGGGGACACCTGCCCACAGCTCTGCTATGCAGCAGGGCCCCCAGGGTGGGCGGGACCTTACCTTGTAGACACTGGCGCACAGCGAGAAGGACCTGGGGTGGCTGCTGTCAAACATCAAGCAGGCGATGTCACACGTGGCGTCGGCCGAGGCGGTCAGGAGGCTGTCTGCACCCACCTCACACAGCTGAACAGAAAGGGTGGCCTCAGAGGGGCACAGGCTAGGTCTCCCAGGGCCGCGTTGGGCGGCTCCCTCAGCGTGCACGCTCTAGGCCTACCCTGGGGACCCCGCACTCACGATCAGGTACTTCTCCTGCCCGTTGACCTGCACGGTGTCGATGGTGTAGGCAGAGGACTCCCCGGCAGGCTCCCCAGCATCCTGGTGCAGAGGAGGGACGCCCCTGAAGCTCACTGCTTGGACTCTTTCCAGAACCCCTGCCCCCCAGGTCCACGCACGGCACACATGGACACTCACCCCCAGGCCATGGCCAAGGAAAGCCTGCAGGAAGGAGGACTTGCCCACTCCGCGGGCCCCTACCACCTTGCACAAGAAAACGTTTCTCTGCGTTTGTCCCTTCTCCTGGTCCAGCCTCTTCTCCCGGGTGACTGTGGGCAGGGAGCAAGGATGAACGTGAGGGAGGGGCTGCCAGGGAGGCACTGGCTGGGTGCCGGTGTGGAAGCGGGCACCCACCTGTGATGGCGTGGGCCTGGGAATCCTGCTCGCAGAGGGTGGGGAAGCCCAGGTAGCCAAGGTGCTCAAGACAGTGCTGGACGTCCAAGTAGGTCACCAGACTGGGGACGGGAGAAGTGGGGATGTGGTTACAGCAGGGCAGAGGGTGAGGCCATGTCTCAGTGGGTGAGGGCTACACTTACGTCCACTGGCAGAGATACCCGTGCAGAGGCAACCGACCGGCCTCGGTGCGGACTGTGCGAGGGAGCTGGGGGCCCCAGGGAGCAGCAGGAAACACGCTGAAAAGGCTCTGCAGCTCTGCTGGCGAGAGGGCGCCATCTCGGTCCTGCGGGCAGAGGAGCTGCGGTGACATGTGCGGGTGGGAGGCCAAGGGGGTCTCAGTGGGGCCCAGCGCCCTCACCTGGTCATGCTTCTCGAACATCCTCTGCACAAACTGGTAGCCGCGGTGGTTGAGCTCGGTGCTGCATCCGGGGGGCACATGGAGCCTGCGGGTgccgggatgggggtggggctgtgCACACCTCCTTGTGCTCCGCAGGGCACCTCCTCCGAACACAGGCCATCCAGGCAAGCAGAGAGTCCCCCCGCCAGGGAGAGACGCCCCGATGGCCCCCAGGACAGGGTCCAGGAGCCCCAGGCCCCATCCGACACAGATGGGAGGCGAGCCCTGAGCCCAAACGCCACTCACGGTGGGCAGAGGTAGTTGGCCGTCAGCTCAAGCGAGTCGCCATAGCCAAAGCGCCTCAGGATGGTCCACGTGGTCTCGTGGCGGCCTCGCTGGATGAAGAGCGTGTTCAAGAAAAGGAAGCCTGCTCAGGAGAAGCAGAAAAGGGAGTAACACCAGGCACAGCCCGGCCCTGCCCCACACCCCACGCCCGATGTAGGCAGGGTGTCGGGCCTCACCGTCCAGGGTCAGCCGGTCATCCCGCACGCCTCCTGCCACATTCTTGCTCACCACCACCTTCACATCCTCCAGGGCCTGCGGGGCAAGAGGGTGCCCGAAGCAGGACATCTGCTTCCGAGAGAAAGTCGCCGTTAGTCAGCCAGCTGCCCTCTCCATCCGTCACAAGGGCAGCCAAGGCGTGGGGTGTGGCTGCAGCTGGGAGGGTGGGTACCGCCAGGAGACAGAAGGGGGCGCACCTGGAAAGCATTAAGCTCCTGGTCACTGAGCACCTGGTCCATGTCCTGGTCTGAGAGCCTGAAGATGCGTGTAAGGGCCTGGGCGCACTCGGGCATCAGCTGTGGGAACAGCGGCTCAGCACCCCCACCACTCCCTCCTGCTCGCCCTCCCCACCGGTGCCTTCAGCCCACCTGCTTGGCCTCAGGGTCATAGAGGGGGGCCGTGGGGTGTAGCACGGCCTTCTGTGCGTAGTAGAACAGCTCTGAGATATTTTTCAGGTTCTTCGCCGAGCACTGGGACACGTGGGAACAGACTCAGAGGGGGAGGCAGGCAGGCCCCCTGTCCTCGCCTCTGCAGTCCTGGCACCCCCGGGGCCCTGCCTGCTCACCTCCACACAGGTCTCGATCTCAGGGAACTGGCTCATGATGGGCAGCACAGCCTCCATGGAGCCCCCCGGCCGCAGGTCCGAC
This portion of the Pseudorca crassidens isolate mPseCra1 chromosome 15, mPseCra1.hap1, whole genome shotgun sequence genome encodes:
- the RHBDL1 gene encoding rhomboid-related protein 1 isoform X2, producing MDRSSLLQLIQEQLDPENTGFIGADTFAGLVHRHELPLDPAKLDMLVALAQSNERGQVCYQELVDLISSKRSSSFKRAIANGQRALPQDGLLDEPGLGVYKRFVRYVAYEILPREVDRHWYFYRHRSCPPPVFMASVTLAQIIVFLCYGARLNKWVLQTYHPEYMKSPLVYHPSHRARAWRFLTYMFMHVGLEQLGFNALLQLMIGVPLEMVHGLLRISLLYLAGVLAGSLTVSITDMRAPVVGGSGGVYALCSAHLANVVMNWAGMRCPYKLLRMVLALVCMSSEVGRAVWLRFSPPLPASGPQPSFMAHLAGAVVGVSMGLTILRSYEERLRDQCGWWVVLLAYGTFLLFAIFWNIFAYDLLGAHIPPPP
- the RHBDL1 gene encoding rhomboid-related protein 1 isoform X1: MDRSSLLQLIQEQQLDPENTGFIGADTFAGLVHRHELPLDPAKLDMLVALAQSNERGQVCYQELVDLISSKRSSSFKRAIANGQRALPQDGLLDEPGLGVYKRFVRYVAYEILPREVDRHWYFYRHRSCPPPVFMASVTLAQIIVFLCYGARLNKWVLQTYHPEYMKSPLVYHPSHRARAWRFLTYMFMHVGLEQLGFNALLQLMIGVPLEMVHGLLRISLLYLAGVLAGSLTVSITDMRAPVVGGSGGVYALCSAHLANVVMNWAGMRCPYKLLRMVLALVCMSSEVGRAVWLRFSPPLPASGPQPSFMAHLAGAVVGVSMGLTILRSYEERLRDQCGWWVVLLAYGTFLLFAIFWNIFAYDLLGAHIPPPP
- the RHBDL1 gene encoding rhomboid-related protein 1 isoform X3, which codes for MDRSSLLQLIQEQQLDPENTGFIGADTFAGLVHRHELPLDPAKLDMLVALAQSNERGQVCYQELVDLISSKRSSSFKRAIANGQRALPQDGLLDEPGLGVYKRFVRYVAYEILPREVDRHWYFYRHRSCPPPVFMASVTLAQIIVFLCYGARLNKWVLQTYHPEYMKSPLVYHPSHRARAWRFLTYMFMHVGLEQLGFNALLQLMIGVPLEMVHGLLRISLLYLAGVLAGEAELGGDEMSLQAAEDGAGSGVHELRGGPGRVAALLPATACLGPTAQLHGTPGGCGGGCQHGPDHPAQL